The DNA region GCAGCTCGCCGGACTTGGGCCCGATCAAGGGCTGGCGCTTCTTGACCGGGTAGTCCTTGCGCAAAGGATGGCCCACGAACTCCTCGTAGAGGAGCAGGCGCTTGATCTCGGGCCGGTCCTCGAACCTGATGCCGAACATGTCCCAGACCTCGCGCTCGAGCCAGTCCGCGTTGGGCCAGACGGAACGGACCGAGAGCAGGACCGAACCATCGTCGTAAGGAGCGCGCACCGTCAGGCGCGGCAGGCTCTCCAGGCCCGTGGCCGGGTCTATGCAGGCCAGGCGGTAGACGACCTCGAAGCGATGGGGCTTGGGTTCGGGGGCGTTGGCCGGGAAGTTCCCCTCCCAGCCCATGCGCCCCCGGCACTTGCCGTAAAGGGAGTAATCGACGGCCGTGAGGTCCACCAGGACGTTGTAGCCGTCGGTCCTGAGCTCGCGCAAGGTGTCGAAAGCGAACGGCGACGCCACGGTCCGGGTCTCGGAATTCATCTGCCCCGCCTTATGCCACCCATCGTAAGTCTCCATTTACGACTTGGCGCTTGCTTCCTCATTTCGGTGACGGCCCGAGCGTCATTCGATCTATTCTTTTTCAAATGTCCGCTTCATTCGACGCAAACCTTCGAGACAGTCATCCTGGGTAATTTTCTTTGCGTCATTCAGATTTATGGAGGTATTAAGTCCCCCAATTCGGACGCTTTGAGCCTCAACAACAAACTCAAAAAGATTCCGTGCCACACGGGCATTGCCAAATTTGTTGCCGTCGCGTTTCCGTAAGTCGCTAAACACTTGAGTTAAGAACTGTTCCACTCCACTTTGTTCTAGAACATAATCGTGCTCTGCACAAAACCTGGAAAAGACCTCAATCAGCTCCTGCTCGGTGTAATCTGGAAATTTAAATTTCTTTCGGAATCTTGATTCGAGCCCAGGATTAGATGCGAGGAATCTAGCCATTTCGTTCGTATAACCAGCGACAATCAAAACAAATTCATCCCTTTGATCTTCCATCGCCTTTAGTAAGGTATCGATGGCTTCCGGGCCAAAATCACTATTACCCTCTGATCCTGCGAGGGAATAAGCCTCATCAATAAAGAGTACACCCCCCATGGCCTTTTTTATTGCGGCACTTGTCTTTAACGCAGTTTGTCCGACATATGCAGCAACAAGCCCACTGCGATCAACTTCGACCAAATGTCCGTGTTCAAGAAGGCCCACGGAACCAAAGGCTTCGGCCAGTAGTCTGGCTACGGTTGTCTTTCCAGTACCAGGATTCCCGGTGAACACAAGGTGCCTTGATACGGCCGTTGCGCGAAGGCCAAGACTACTTCGTTGCTTCGTCACTCCAAGAAAAGTAATTAGATCCTTTACTTCAGTTTTAATGTCCCGAAGCCCTACCAATTTATCAAGATCGCTTAGCACTTCTGCTATTGGTCTAGATTTGTTTTGACGCCTCCAGAGACGAGGGGGCAAATCATGCAATCCCTGAGAGAGTTGTAAAAGAGAGCGCTCTTCACGCTGGTCCAAATCGCCATCAAAATACATGAGGTACTGGGAAATCTCATAAAAGCTTTTTCGGACAAGACCGACCAAGCCGCCTGAGTTCCATCCTTCTTGAGGAATATTAGGCGGAACAAGCCGTTTATTTGAAGATTTTGAATCTGGGAGAGCGGATCGATTGTCAAAATACCAAGCAGAAATTAATAGATCGCTAGCTTCGTCAAGACAGCACTTCATCCCATGGATACCATACGGAGGGCGCAACTTAAAATCTGGCATTTCCGTTGCGGCATCAATGAGAATGCGATGGGAAAATCTGAGGTATTTCAACCAAACATTTGGATATTGCCCATTTGCTTGCATAATTCGAGGTCCCAGGCGTTGAAGCAAGCGTTTAAGAAGGTCGTTTTGGGCTTCAGTTCCGAACTGGACATCATTACATGTGCGCCAGATGTGGAGAGCTACCATTTCATCAACAAAATCGAGCGGTTGGTTGTCGTATTCGACCTGTTGATCTTTTGGAAACGCCAATCTGTAGCCAATGAGGAAATCTCCTGCCCGCGCCTCAAGGGCTTCGATCATTGTCACTATGTGACTGTACGCCTGTTCAGCTTTAGTTGTATTCAATTATTTCAAAAAAAGAAATGCGCCTCGTCTTTTGCCATAGTGGCATCAAACTCTATTAAGCAACCGAAAGCCCGAACGGGGTCATGATTGGAAAGATTTATGCCCTTCCAAATCTGAGGCTGCGGCCACAAAACAATCCACAACTTATGCATTGGATGGACCTTGCAAACAAAACGGCCTCTGCGATTCGTACCGCCAGAAATCGCTCCCC from Elusimicrobiota bacterium includes:
- a CDS encoding AAA family ATPase translates to MIEALEARAGDFLIGYRLAFPKDQQVEYDNQPLDFVDEMVALHIWRTCNDVQFGTEAQNDLLKRLLQRLGPRIMQANGQYPNVWLKYLRFSHRILIDAATEMPDFKLRPPYGIHGMKCCLDEASDLLISAWYFDNRSALPDSKSSNKRLVPPNIPQEGWNSGGLVGLVRKSFYEISQYLMYFDGDLDQREERSLLQLSQGLHDLPPRLWRRQNKSRPIAEVLSDLDKLVGLRDIKTEVKDLITFLGVTKQRSSLGLRATAVSRHLVFTGNPGTGKTTVARLLAEAFGSVGLLEHGHLVEVDRSGLVAAYVGQTALKTSAAIKKAMGGVLFIDEAYSLAGSEGNSDFGPEAIDTLLKAMEDQRDEFVLIVAGYTNEMARFLASNPGLESRFRKKFKFPDYTEQELIEVFSRFCAEHDYVLEQSGVEQFLTQVFSDLRKRDGNKFGNARVARNLFEFVVEAQSVRIGGLNTSINLNDAKKITQDDCLEGLRRMKRTFEKE
- a CDS encoding NADH-quinone oxidoreductase subunit C, with the translated sequence MNSETRTVASPFAFDTLRELRTDGYNVLVDLTAVDYSLYGKCRGRMGWEGNFPANAPEPKPHRFEVVYRLACIDPATGLESLPRLTVRAPYDDGSVLLSVRSVWPNADWLEREVWDMFGIRFEDRPEIKRLLLYEEFVGHPLRKDYPVKKRQPLIGPKSGELPDSPSFNAVRQEIPFE